The Amycolatopsis methanolica 239 nucleotide sequence ACGCCGCGGGCGTGGGCGTCCAGCAGCGCGTTGAGGTCGGACAGCATCTGGTGGACGCGCTCCACGTCCTCCTGGCTGGTGCTCTGCAGCGCCTGCTTCATGCCCTCGAACCGCGCGTCGAGCATCTCCCGGCCGAGCAGGTCGCGGATCTGCTCGTACTTGTCCCGGCCCTCCTCGGACCGCCACGGGTACTCCGACAGCTCGCGCACGGCGGCGGCCGTGCCCGGCGGCAGCGCCTCGAGCTGCGCCTCGGCGAAGCGGGCGTCGTCGGACGGGTCGGGGAACAGCGCCCGCTTCTCGGCGTCCAGCGCCTCGTCGAGCAGGCGCCGCACCTCCTGCAGCGTGCCGTCGAGGCGGTGGCGCCGCTGGATCTCGGCGCGGCGCTGCCACACCCGGCGGGTCATCTCGTCGAGCCCGCGCGTGTTGCGGGTGCCGCGGCGCAGCAGCTCCACCAGCGCCGACCGCGGCGACGCGCCGTCCATGACCTCACGGCCGATCTCGTCGAGCGCCTCGCGCAGGTCGACCGGCGGGGCGAGCGGGTCGGGACCCTCGTGCCACGGCCCGTAGGACCAGCCCTCGGGTGCGGTGCTCACGGCCCGTACACCGTGGTCGCGTCGTCGGAGTCCTTGGCCAGCTGCCGGGCCAGGTACAGCGACTCCAGTGCCAGCTCGACGGCCGCCGCGATGCGTCCCGGCTCGTCGGTGGCCGACACCCCGGCACGCTGGGCGACCTCGTGCAGCACCGGCAGCTCGGGCAGCGCGGCGAGCAGGTCCGCGCCCGGCACGCGCTCGCCGGTGGCGACCAGGTGCCCGTTGGACACCGCCTCCACCAGCGGGCGCAGGTTGAGCCCGCCGAAGCGCTCGCGGGCGGTCTCGGCGACCGCGCGGCGCAGCAGGTGCACCAGGTGCTCGGTCTCGCGCCCCTCCTCGCCTGGCTCGAACTCGATCTTGCCGCGCAGCACGGCGGGCACGGCCTCCAGGTCGACCGGGCGTGCCACGGCCGGGTGCTCGCCGGTCAGTGCGGCCCGGCGCAGCGCCGCCGCGGCGACCGTCTCCGCCGCCGCGACCGCGAACCGGGCCGACACACCCGAGCGCTGGTCGACCACGGTGGATTCGCGCAGGTTGCGCACGAACCGGGCCAGCACCTCCAGCAGCGGCTCACCGACCTCAGCGACCAGGTTCGCCTCCTGGCGCACCACGTCCACCTCGGCGGCCACGGTCAGCGGGTAGTGGGTGCGGATCTCGGCGCCGAAGCGGTCCTTGAGCGGTGTGATGATCCGGCCGCGGTTGGTGTAGTCCTCCGGGTTGGCGGTGGCGACCAGCAGCACGTCCAGCGGCAGCCGCAGCGTGTAGCCGCGGATCTGGATGTCGCGCTCCTCCATCACGTTGAGCAGCGCGACCTGGATCCGCTCGGCGAGGTCGGGCAGCTCGTTGATCGCGACGATGCCGCGGTGCGCGCGCGGCACCAGTCCGAAGTGGATGGTCTCCGGGTCGCCCAGGCTGCGGCCCTCGGCCACCTTCACCGGGTCGACGTCGCCGATCAGGTCGCCGACCGAGGTGTCCGG carries:
- a CDS encoding ATP-binding protein, giving the protein MTPAPENLPRTAGALRAAGHLPRSIKTEIHDNLLAALREGRNPWPGIVGFDRTVLPQFERALLAGHDVVLLGERGQGKTRLLRTLAGLLDEWTPVIEGSELAEHPLEPITPGSRRRAAELGDDLPVTWLHRDQRYTEKLATPDTSVGDLIGDVDPVKVAEGRSLGDPETIHFGLVPRAHRGIVAINELPDLAERIQVALLNVMEERDIQIRGYTLRLPLDVLLVATANPEDYTNRGRIITPLKDRFGAEIRTHYPLTVAAEVDVVRQEANLVAEVGEPLLEVLARFVRNLRESTVVDQRSGVSARFAVAAAETVAAAALRRAALTGEHPAVARPVDLEAVPAVLRGKIEFEPGEEGRETEHLVHLLRRAVAETARERFGGLNLRPLVEAVSNGHLVATGERVPGADLLAALPELPVLHEVAQRAGVSATDEPGRIAAAVELALESLYLARQLAKDSDDATTVYGP